The Acropora muricata isolate sample 2 chromosome 4, ASM3666990v1, whole genome shotgun sequence genome contains the following window.
aaaccaacaaaaacCACAACGATACCaacgacaaaacaaaagaaaacagaataaaacaaacaacaacaacaaaaaaaaaaaacaggaaaacttTGTTATTTCAACTTGATTTTCACCTTAGAAGATCTTCAAATAATCGGAAATTTCAGCTGACCTAGATTTGCATGAAAAGGCTGTATGGACAATTTGAAAAAAGTTGTACACAAAGGATACTTACTTTCCTGTGTGAGTTAGGCATATAATGCAGGCCGCAGCCGCGGTAAAAGAAGCAGCAACAGCAGCGATAGCAGTAGTCTCGTGAGTATCTGCTACTCTACTAATGGCGTGTCTCAAATCGTCAAACAATTGACGATgaaaaatggccgcttctgCTTCACGGCAAATTTTGTGCATCATGGCTACAGCTTGTATGGGATACCGACCTTTTGCCGTTTCACCTGACAAAGCAAAGCACAAGTAAAGTGCACATTTCACCATATTAGATTCAGATATCTCTGGATTCTGAATCCCAAAAAGGAATTCATCAACAGATTTTCACACCTGAGAGCATAACACAGTCCGCCCCATCCAGAATTGCGTTAGCCACATCTGAACTCTCGGCCCGCGTTGGGCGTGGGTTGTTAACCATGCTTTCTAACATCTGTCggttaaataagaaaaaagtgtACAGATCTCTTTGCCTGTCAGACAGGGTGCATTGTCAAGGTGATTGCTTGGAACTGCaagaattttgcaaaaaattcTTTAGGCCTGAGGCTACAGATGGTAACTTTCCCTCAATTGAATAATGACCATGCAGTGAACATAAAAGCGGAGAAAATTGaactataataacaataataataatagcctTTAATCCTTAAACTGGAAAAAGTCTTTCAGTATTAAAAAACACTGGTCTAAACAAGATGTGGGGTCTAGCTAAATAGAAACATGGatgtatgttgtggtttaaatttaccTTTAGtgccaaatttttaaaacttgttcaatttttattttccttggtcatgtattcattaccatgatTGGGAACaattgcaaataaaattgaaaccagttcaaaaaacattaaaccagggataaatttaaaccacaacaaatACAAgcgcaaaaataaaaattcattgaaaagaattcttaaaAAAGCTTCTTAAAGCTTATCAAATACACATGCATCTAAAGGGTTGCATTTCTGGACACATTATCCTGTAAAAATTCACTAATGTTGTGTACCTGAGTAGCACAAATGACTGGCTTTCCAATCTTGTTGCATCGACCAATCATCATTTTCTGAGCTAAAAACACTTTTTCAGGGGGGATTTCAATACCCAGATCTCCTCGTGCCACCATAATGCCATCGGCCTCATGCATGATTTCATCAAATCTCCTGACTCCTTCATGATTTTCAATCTTGGCTATAATCTTTATATTTTTCCCCTTCTCACCAAGAACATTGCGTATTTGCCTGATGTCGACAGCTTTACGAATAAAGGAGGCAAAGACCATATCCACCTACAAAGGCAACCATACACCAAGTTATATAATATTCATGAGCTTTACAAATTAGAGACATGACAATAGACCAACAATATACTATTTTGATGTCTTAAATTAACTTGACATTAACATCACCTTTAACCTTATGTCAAAGGAATAAAAGAAGGTTTCACGTGTGTTTTACTATTTTTTATCATGGTGCATGCCTGGAGGCAGCCATGATGTTATAGTATGTAtcttaaaatacaaaaattataaGTTTTTAAAACAAGTTATATAGTTtcagtaaaccttcaagaggttgcaggcggtaagaactgttgcttagtataggtaatcacatgggcctgagggcaattaaggattaatttaatgcgtattttcaaagttttcatttggaaaacattgaaaatacaagtgaaattaatccttaattgcctgaaggcacttgcgattacttgtttatcacataaagggcaaaattatcgagggcttTGTTAACCTCTGGTACTTCgcagctttcaagttgctcattttttgctctcgtctttgcccattgttggaaaatgttaggCCAGTAGTCCatacttctttttgtgtttttgttctcgcctgtgtttcttagttcctcaataaactcttcgtCAGTTTCAACAAAATGGGAAGCCATTGCTGCAGAAAATTTTActcagcaacaaatcttagcaataacctcaTTGCTAAGCAACTTAaaaccaatcaggatcaagtaatcacggcctcttgattaccaaaagtgccctcatgattaagaaaaaatgccctctgtctcagccaatcagccgCGTATGTGATaaaggcggtaaattttacgaGTTAcagcctgataaggagaacactatATATGTGCCCCATCGCATCCAAAACCATTAGAGCAATAAAATGCTAAATGGATTTTTGCTTACTCCCTGTTCAACACCAAAGTGAATATCCTTGACATCTTGCTCTGACAATGCCGGCAGATCCACATCAATGTTTGGCAAGTTGAcaccttttttgctgccaagtTTTGAGTCATTCATAACTCGGGTGACCAGGCTCTTTTCATTTATCTCCTCAACTTTAAGTGAAATCAATCCATCATCCACATAAATAGTGGAATCCTTGCTGACCACTTTGGTGATGTTCTTGTAATCGACATAGATCATATTCTCATCCCCCTGATCAAAATATTCCATCTCTGTGGTAACTTTCAAGGCCTGATCCTTGCAAAGAGTAATTTCTCCACTACCACCCTACAGATGGAGTTTAACAAAGGAAATTCATGcagaaacaaaaatattgttatCACTGTCAACAAGAAAATGGACTACCACCAGCCTAATTGAATAAGAATTCACTTGTTTTTCATTCCATTTACTTTTATCAATATGATATGTTGCTTCTAATACTAATGATTATTGATAGAATGGCATTATTATACAGGAAAAGCAAAAAGACAAACTCACAGATTTAAGGAGACCAGTTCTTATCTCAGGTCCCTTTGTATCTAATGCAATGGCAACAGCATGAGGCCAATGCTCAGCAGCGGCTGCTCTGACTTCCTCAATGGTTTTTGCGTGATacttcaaacaaagaaaaattattataactatGTACATAGAAGAAAGGCATGGTATTGTCAATCTTaaggaaaataaacaaatgaccAAAAAGCTTGGCTCCTGCTAATTCCCCTTCTTTGCTGTTAAGGACCAAATTTCAAAGGGTATGGTCCAACAAATTTGGCCTGTGGCCTAAAAAATGAGAAACTGCAGGCAACTGCTATACCACAGCTtccaataacaattattattctggaCAACAGCAATATTTACAGGGAGTTTCAGTATTACTTAGTAACAACAGTACTGGCTATCTGTGTATTTGTACTGTTTTCCACATATATTTTGTTGGCCGTATGCTACTAAGTGTCAGTTAAGTTCCCCTTAAACCTGCATATTtctgtttcttccttttttgtagaattgcacactcATTTGTACTTGATGCAGATTTAAAATTGCAAGTTCAGCCTGTGGCGCATAGGtttatcatttttcttgctGTAGCAAATCCGACCATCGacgaaataataatatttttttactaatttataaaattaaatacCTCATGAGTTCCATGTGAGAAATTCAACCTGGCAATGTTCATTCCGCTTTCAATCAGTTGGCCAATAATTTTACGATCTCTTGATGCTGGtcctgataataataattactattgtttCAAGACCAAAATAATCATTAAATTGAGTTATCATATTGAATTAGTGGTATATTTTATAAAACATAAACTATATCAGGATTTAAATTCAGATCAGAACCATCTGTTTCTATTTAGGTTCTCAATTTATGATttgctaataataatagtaataataataataataataataatgtatgaACACAGTGACATTTATTAAAGGATTCCAACTTGAGAGGCTGTTTTGTACGGTAAGCAGCAGTACGTACTTCTCATACTTGTGAGCCATTAATAGCACTAAGTACTATTAACAATATAAAAACACAGTGCCATCTTAAGTATTCAAACTTGGCAAAACAAATACTTTGAAAGCGACATGGCCAAGAGCTGAGATGGCAAGGAAGGATATGCAGTGATAGATTCAGAATATTGTTTGATGAGGAGAACGACTTGTGTGTGGTATGGATCAGTTTTCCTTAATGTGTGAGCCAAGTGTACTGGTTACTTGTGGCCTTTAGCCTTAAAGTTTATAACATTTTTTTGCACTGGAGCTGGAAGGGCATGTTTTCAGTTAAGTGATTTTCTATCTCCTCTTCCTTTCTTTCCAGAATTTTATCAGCGTGATGGGTGCTGGCCTCTATTGCTGTCTTGCCATGATTTGCCAACCATGNNNNNNNNNNNNNNNNNNNNNNNNNNNNNNNNNNNNNNNNNNNNNNNNNNNNNNNNNNNNNNNNNNNNNNNNNNNNNNNNNNNNNNNNNNNNNNNNNNNNAAAAAACAACGCTACGATTTACAACGCtaaacaacgcaatacaacgctaagacataCCGCAAACGCTACACCGCAATGGTCAACGCCAAGACGCCAACGACAACGCTAGGATGCAACGCACCGCTAAGACGCCAACGCCAAAGTCTCTAAACTCCAACGCCAAACCCCAACGACCCCCGGatacaacgcttgctccttgttggtAACTAGTTTAAATTGTATTAAACCACATTCAAACACCATGCACAACAAGAAACTCGTACTAGggacacaaaaacaaacgaatGCAGGGGGTAATCAAGAAGTGCACAAACAGTGTCGTGTTAAAATTAACAACCTCAAGCAAAAAAACTATCGCAAGATTGGCGAATATTCCGCATTAAGTGGGCAACAAAATTCTGGAAACCAAACTACAAGCATGAGAGATGTTTGAACCAATGAACCGTCGTTCTTGGCTGCAAACCAACAGAGTGGTCGTTGGACTCGCTGGGTTTTTAAAcctttagggggggggggggcctgTCTAGTTATTGAAACTTTTCGTATATTTGAACAGAAACATAACTTGAATAAATCGAATGGAGAGTGTGATGTATTGAATCGTCAATTCAGTCGACGCTAAGGGAACATCTAGTGTTAGTCTAAAATTTGATTCTCTAAAAAATCTTGCTTCGCACAGGTGGTTTTCACAAAAATACCATGATTTTACTAATTTATGGCATCTCGACCCACGTTGGGACCAAGaacgtttctgtttttttaacAAGCCGCGGAGGAGAATGCGGAGATGGTTTTTTTGAAAGACTCGAATTTGGTTTTGATAATGCTACCTCGGCTCTGATCTTGAACAATGTGTGAGTGTCACTATTCTGAGCCACTTCAAGTTCTTTCTGACCCACCAACGGAGTGATTTATCGTTTTTTCCAAAAGAACTGCTGCGCTTCTGCCACAGCAGGACTGAAATCATCTTTCCTTTTCAATGGCCCTTCGGACATCGTCCCCTTCCCCTATCGACTTTCCATGCATGTAAACCACCCAACGAATTGATGCATTATACCAGGTAACGGGACCGACGAACGCAACGAAAAGCCTAAAGTAGGCTTATATGAAGTATCTAAAAATCACACGTGTTCAGCTGGGTTCATTGCGTCCTGTTGTGTGTAGTTTGACAGCTTAGTATGTTCCCCACAAGTTACCCAGAGGACGAAGAGGAAAATACTGGACCGTTTTCAAAGTGAACTTGAATGTGAATGCTTTCGTGAGGTAGTAAAACAGCTCTTACATCGAATGTTTTCGTGCGTGATAATGTTCCCCCGCCAAGCAACCAGAAGAGACGGCCAAGGAAGAAAGAAAGTGTTAAAGTTTTTAAACCGTTGGCAAGAAAGAAGAGCAGTATGTTGGAAGAGAAGTTCACGCCTAATTGAATACTATGAAAATAGTGGCTCATGGAAGTGTTGTGACAAGTTCAGGcctcctgttttttttttttttcttcttttttcttttttttcttccttttccctTTCCTACCCGGTTGCATGTAGTAACAGCAAACAGCCGTGGGCCTACTTATAAAGAGGTTTTACTTGAAAACTTCAGTGATGGATCACCCCCCAAGCACCAAAGAGAGATcgtttttggtttgtttgtacATGGCCTGTAAAGTGGAAGAAACACAAAACATTTCTGTTGGATCGGATTTGTAGATAAATTCTTCCAGCAGGATcgccggggaaaaaaagaaaagggaagaaaaaacaaaaaaaataaaaaaaacaaggaagGAGTATACCTTGCCCATGAACTGCTACTTATTGCAAAACGTTTAAGCTTTCATTTGACAGTTCACAATCCATATCGGACCAATGGAAGGGGTGTTATTTTATTGAACTATCAAAACAAGATGTCCAAAGTTAGGATGATCCAGGAAAAAATGGCGTACAAAGGGCAGACGGAGTTTCTTCGTTAAAGCAACTTCTAACTAACGTTTGTTGTGTAACTTTATTCGCCATCCGCAGATTGCTTTAGCAAGCGCTTTTTAACTGCAATCAGAAGGCTTCTCTAGCTCGCTACATTGAAAATGATCTTGGAAGAGCATAATGAACGCGTTCTCCGTCAAATTAACCTCATAATTCGCTGGTGTGAGTGGTTCAAGTCAAGCCTGCGGTAAGCAAAAGAAACATGTGAAGAGTTTGGAACAAAAAGGCTGAAAGGCTTGTATGGAACCCCGAGAACCAATCCTGATActaaaaatgttcaaagaagAAGAAGGCAGACAAAGAGCAGCAATGGATTCTGAGGGCTGATGTGTACTGTTATTTTCGGACGTTACACAGAAACGGAAGATGGCTTTTGATCTCCCTATAAACTTTCCGCAAAAACAtctatagaggatattacatgcctggcgtcgcgtggatatgaattttatctttggGTGGTCAATCTCGGATTATCTCATGAGGCTGGTGAGCACATAGCCAAAACGATGTGTGGAGATAGTGGAGATATCGAGTTCAACATCTAGAAGAGTGTTCAATTCAACATTAAGAAGTAGATAAAATTCATTATTATAAGCTGAGTATGTTAATACTctggttattatataaaaaaacacaaacgtgcaaataccaaatcagctttgCTTTCAAAGGTTTGcggatttattatgtaaccaatAAACGAACGGGTTGTGTTTTTGGATCTCTCATAACATTCTTtcgataacatgttatcttcagcGTAGGTGAAGAGTATGAAAATAGTTTTCGCGGGGAGGGGAAGGGGAGGGGGGAAAGTCTCAACGGAGGAGGAAGGGGGGGAAAGTTCgttcacttggtatttcactggtgtttatataataaattattgctcCCATAATGTGTGCAAAGTTCTTGGGGTTTAGTGTTTGTTGTCTGCAGATTTCAGTTTACTGTTGCCGGGTTCACTTTCAGCTTCAATAGTTCTAGAGACAGGGCAGCAGGCCCTGCATGCAGGTGAGAATTCAGCAGTGGTGCAGAAATGTTTCCATGCACACATAAAGAGCATACCATACTTTTACAAATATTTTGCATCAAtgagggaataacatgactttttgagggaatattgtttatttgcaaTCCCCGCGTAGTGTAATGTGcacaaatgacactacaagggcgcaaaCTCAAACAATATTCTCTAAAAAAGTTCATGTCCTTAtcatattattatcaataaacaaggccaaatgatatcaagaatgcgagttttaataatacaagctaagtggataatgaattcaaagtcacttaaAAACCTTAAAGTGTTGATTGAACAAGCTATTAaagaatcaactcagtccagtcaAACTTAtttgaaattaccgaaaaaaaatgcttaaaatcgtttatgaataataggcatatcacaaagttaaccttaaaaatgtctatgctggtaacagaatcatcacaaagttaaaggagaactgaaggcaaaaaaataagaattttttatttacactttagtccatgcacaataatgttttcaacttttttttcttgcatatccgtcgtttttccacctaaaaaaacttttttattccgattttgggccatcagcattgcggctcagaatggaagagtcagcggtcattttgcagcttatgacgtatgatatgaggaagacatgcgagaacgccccataaaaaggcatccgcttgtttcctctgctagccataatggtgtattgcctgtgcaccacttgtgtttaccttgtttctctttctccaCAATGAAAGAGgtcgcaaaagcgggaaaaatccAACTTCGAACGTAATGTTCTCgcaaaaaaacagtaaacgagagaaaataactttacaaagttaacttcacttatgttaaactttgcaaaaaaaaatgttggaaaaaattgctgatttcggcCCTTCAGTTCCCCTTTACGGAAACTCAGTtctaagaaccaatcagctgtaggacTGATAATGCATTaacagcccgctgtcagtcttTTGCGGCGCGcgtgagcgtgtgttttgaagaggccgattttacTATTTGGCCGAGTATATTGATAACAATGCGAAGTATTGGAAGGTAGAGGTCGCCAAGATTTGAGAAGCGAGAAATTATACCGTAGCCTCTGCATAAACGCTTCGTTACGTCACATCACGTCACGTCTTCTTGAGCTAGGAGGGAAACAACGAGAAGCACAGGAATTCTCAGCACCCGTTTTCTTGCTCGCTTTATAAACAGGGTCCAGCGCTACGTGTGGCTGGCGTTGGCCTACATTTTTCTAAAACAAACATTTTACGTTGTATAAAGGGACGCATTTATAAGTTGTAGTGTAACTGTCGAAGCTTCCTTTGGAAATGTCACGTCTATCTTTGGCGATGACCGAGTGATGTCATAGCTATAGAGTTGAAGAAAATCTGGCGTCATTCCAGTAAGTAAAACCAACACAGACAACTAAAATTGTGGAAAGAACCTGCCATTTTCTGTTATATTTTTTGGGTGATTTAAAACTTGTGTTGTAATCTTGCTATGTCAGAGGAAGATGATCGCGTAAGGGAGTACTTGATAAAATTTTTAGCGCTTGGAGATTCAGGAGTGGGAAAAACAAGTCTGTTGTACCAATATACGGATGGACATTTTAACCCACGCTTTGTTCCAACAATTGGGATTGACTTCAGGGAAAAGCGAGTGGTATGTTAAATTTCTTATTGCTTACTCTTTCCAAGCAATCACAACTGAAAATGCTTaactatgtgaaatataaaCAAACGAACCCATAATCTAATCTCCGTCGGGACCCTAATTCTTCCCATAGACACCTACTTCTCGCTTCCTGTAGCCTTCTAAATATTCTTCTATTAACGCTTCTAGATATGCATATCTACAAAACATATTGAAAATCAACTTCTAGTTCTTGAAGCGGACGTATTTAGGAGAATTAGGCACTAACCGGAGATTTTAACTGGTACCCGTTCATTAAAGCGGAAACGGAAAGTGAATCCCTTCATTTAAATTCTTCTCGTATAGACCATATTCATAAATGGACGGTCacgaaattattcttttgtctttcttcTAGTCAAcctactagcctcactttaaagcaaaggttcttttgaatttttgttcgTGCAAACaaggctagtgaggatgattagcgtaaaaacaaaagaatcattACTTAGCCGCCATTcatgaatatggtctattggcTCGCTGGAAAAGGCGTGTCACACTATTCTTTCTCTTGACATCTCAAAAGAAGGCTGCGAAGGAGATAGAAAAAGTGAGAGAATGAAATAAAGAACTTTGACATTCATAATTTAAGAAGTCGATACCTGTTATCTTAACAGTGAAAATAATACAATAAGAGAAAGCTGCTGATTCCCACATTGCAGGCTCCTATATACTGGAGGCTCGTAGGATCCATCCAATTTATGCACCCTTAAAATATTGTAACCTGCGATGCAGCATgcgattttcttttgttcttcttcAAAGACAAAAATCTCATCTCGCGGAATTTCTAAAGGGGGTTCCGATACGTTTTTTCTCTTGGGATATTCATTTTTTCATAACCCAAAAGGGGGGTTCCAGGGGTTCTGGTTTGGGAATAGGCCTATCCCGATTGTGCTCGGCAACTTTGGAGCAACTTTTGGTGTTTGGAGCAACTTTTTGCGGTTTTAGCAACCTC
Protein-coding sequences here:
- the LOC136915161 gene encoding pyruvate kinase PKM-like — its product is MNIARLNFSHGTHEYHAKTIEEVRAAAAEHWPHAVAIALDTKGPEIRTGLLKSGGSGEITLCKDQALKVTTEMEYFDQGDENMIYVDYKNITKVVSKDSTIYVDDGLISLKVEEINEKSLVTRVMNDSKLGSKKGVNLPNIDVDLPALSEQDVKDIHFGVEQGVDMVFASFIRKAVDIRQIRNVLGEKGKNIKIIAKIENHEGVRRFDEIMHEADGIMVARGDLGIEIPPEKVFLAQKMMIGRCNKIGKPVICATQMLESMVNNPRPTRAESSDVANAILDGADCVMLSGETAKGRYPIQAVAMMHKICREAEAAIFHRQLFDDLRHAISRVADTHETTAIAAVAASFTAAAACIICLTHTGKTAEAVARFRPRCPIIVITRDARVARQMHLYRGCFPLVYDKPPKDNVLEEHDERMEFALQMGKWMGFIKVGNPFVFVSGWKAGAAHTNTIRILTAMDEKIHIAKSLSESADIQGLMKK